The Erigeron canadensis isolate Cc75 chromosome 4, C_canadensis_v1, whole genome shotgun sequence genome window below encodes:
- the LOC122596165 gene encoding GDSL esterase/lipase At3g26430-like: MEHNGCKTSGMKAYVSLILILLSNQSVKANISNQPCDFPAVFNFGDSNSDTGGLSAAFGQAPPPNGETFFHRPAGRYSDGRLIIDFIVQSLGLPYLSAFLDALGSNFTQGANFATGGSTIRPQNTTRHQSGLSPISLNVQSYQLNDFYHRTQIIRKESRLFEELLPKLEAFSRGLYTFDIGQNDLTGGLLLNLSIDQVKQSIPDILGQFKTVIQDVHNKGARSFWVHNTGPIGCLPYILEHLPIKSEQKDSNGCANPYNELAQFFNLQLKDLIDQLREELPETVITYVDIYKARYTLISQASKHGFEHPLRACCGYGGKYNYDTHVGCGGKVSNGGKEIFVGSCKDPSSRILWDGIHYTEAANKWVFDHIVNGSSSDTLVPLHLACHRK; encoded by the exons ATGGAGCACAATGGCTGCAAAACTTCTGGCATGAAAGCTTATGTATCACTCATACTAATATTATTATCAAATCAATCTGTGAAGGCCAATATCAGCAACCAACCATGTGATTTTCCGGCCGTTTTCAACTTTGGTGACTCAAACTCGGATACTGGTGGCTTGTCCGCGGCTTTTGGCCAGGCTCCTCCACCCAATGGGGAGACATTTTTCCATCGTCCGGCTGGTAGATACTCTGATGGGCGTCTGATCATCGACTTTATAG TACAGAGTTTGGGGCTACCCTACCTCAGTGCATTTTTAGATGCTTTGGGTTCAAACTTCACCCAAGGAGCCAACTTCGCCACAGGTGGTTCAACAATTAGACCTCAAAATACAACTCGCCATCAAAGTGGTTTAAGTCCCATCTCCTTAAACGTTCAATCATATCAGCTCAACGATTTTTATCATAGGACTCAAATTATTCGCAAAG AAAGTAGGCTCTTTGAGGAATTACTTCCCAAACTGGAAGCTTTTTCACGTGGTTTATACACGTTTGATATTGGGCAAAATGATTTAACCGGTGGTTTGTTGTTAAACTTGTCAATCGATCAAGTCAAACAATCGATTCCTGATATCCTAGGTCAGTTCAAAACCGTCATTCAG GATGTACACAATAAAGGAGCAAGATCCTTTTGGGTACACAATACTGGTCCAATTGGGTGTTTACCATACATATTGGAACATTTACCAATCAAGTCGGAACAAAAAGACAGCAACGGATGTGCTAATCCGTATAATGAACTAGCCCAATTCTTTAACCTTCAGTTAAAAGACCTTATAGACCAGCTACGAGAGGAACTTCCTGAGACCGTGATCACCTATGTCGATATTTATAAAGCAAGATATACACTTATTAGTCAAGCAAGCAAGCATG GATTTGAGCATCCCCTTAGAGCTTGTTGTGGCTATGGCGGAAAGTACAACTATGACACACATGTTGGATGTGGCGGAAAAGTAAGCAACGGCGGGAAAGAGATCTTTGTAGGATCTTGTAAAGATCCTTCGTCTAGGATTTTATGGGATGGAATACATTATACTGAAGCAGCGAATAAATGGGTTTTTGATCATATTGTAAATGGGTCATCGTCTGATACATTGGTCCCATTACACTTGGCTTGCCATAGGAAATGA
- the LOC122597754 gene encoding chloroplast sensor kinase, chloroplastic — MILTSITPQFHNHNLRHQFIHKPSSTTTAVHCRNPNLIRQVNISNTNTNGNGNLCEEEEENDDDDDPVMVTSAAAVAAAIRKSSTSPVEFIQRIEQRNKSLVLPSSDFQSLCAQQLDLFRHIVDPHAVLSVYVRPAGSYVMDMLELRRVTVYPGRNVADVLVVIGNFSVPAGLRAAEASLLKQQAEFVPEFRALVFPMVKHPFVVGFLVAELPKLELRKEDDDVKQGPSPEESFAVYPYGVSKSWEIQSFVDKTLELHNFSAEQRLNAISISRSVAMAYVMDQKAMLLQQSSWQNNVRMNSLVEQIRGPLSSIRTLSKMLSVTMKKNEVSYDIAEDIMVLGDHMKETLQQLQDAVHITKTNIVRYNEENLMKIDESTHKSVRSQLSNVFPKDTSIATGHDYGGPFSLSSKSKDLEMPMPPLTLAPLLGQNIRSCNASDILFDLVDALKPLAHKQQRLIQIGELPESLEVAVEEPALRQAFSNLIENALLRTNVGGMVEIMCTSAPAGGALIIIDDNGPDMHYMTQMHSLTPFGADLLSKGMIEDNMTWNFVAGLTVAREILESYGCVLRVISPRCMEAPLGAGGTRVEIWLPSFSTSPDGLDGPAEAG; from the exons ATGATCTTAACTTCAATCACTCCTCAGTTTCATAATCACAATCTCCGTCATCAATTCATTCACAAGCCGTCATCAACAACCACCGCCGTCCACTGCCGGAACCCTAACCTTATCCGTCAAGTTAATATCAGCAACACTAACACTAACGGTAACGGAAACCtttgtgaagaagaagaagaaaatgatgatgatgatgatccgGTCATGGTGACGTCAGCTGCAGCAGTGGCTGCCGCCATTCGTAAATCTTCAACATCTCCAGTGGAATTCATTCAGAGGATTGAACAGCGGAATAAATCCTTAGTTCTTCCGAGCTCCGATTTCCAGTCGCTTTGTGCTCAGCAGTTGGACCTCTTTCGTCATATCGTCGATCCACACGCTGTTTTATCG GTTTATGTGAGACCAGCTGGGAGTTATGTTATGGATATGCTAGAGCTACGTAGAGTCACTGTCTATCCTGGAAGGAATGTAGCTGATGTTTTAGTGGTAATTGGCAATTTTAGTGTCCCAGCAGGATTAAGGGCAGCAGAAGCTTCTCTTTTGAAACAGCAG GCAGAATTTGTTCCTGAGTTCAGAGCTTTGGTTTTCCCTATGGTGAAACATCCTTTTGTTGTGGGATTTTTGGTTGCTGAACTTCCAAAATTGGAATTGCGGAAGGAAGATGATGATGTGAAACAAGGCCCATCACCTGAGGAATCTTTTGCTGTCTACCCATATGGGGTCTCAAAATCATGGGAAATCCAAAGTTTCGTAGATAAAACATTGGAGTTACACAATTTCTCTGCTGAACAGAGATTAAATGCAATAAGTATATCCCGCTCTGTTGCCATGGCTTATGTTATGGACCAG AAAGCAATGTTACTTCAGCAATCTTCGTGGCAAAATAATGTTAGGATGAATAGTTTGGTTGAGCAA ATTCGTGGTCCACTTTCTAGCATTCGTACTTTAAGCAAAATGTTATCAGTCACTATGAAGAAAAATGAG GTTTCATATGATATTGCCGAGGATATTATGGTATTAGGGGACCATATGAAAGAAACTCTTCAACAACTCCAAGATGCTGTTCATATTACCAAG ACAAATATAGTTCGCTACAATGAAGAGAACCTGATGAAAATAGATGAGTCAACCCACAAGTCAGTCAGATCTCAGTTATCCAATGTCTTCCCAAAGGACACTTCTATTGCTACAGGCCACGATTATGGTGGACCCTTCTCTCTTTCTTCTAAATCCAAGGATCTGGAAATGCCCATGCCACCATTGACTCTTGCACCTTTGCTAGGTCAAAATATTAG GTCGTGCAATGCTTCCGATATCCTCTTTGATCTGGTGGATGCCCTTAAACCCCTGGCCCATAAGCAGCAACGTCTCATACAAATAGGCGAGCTTCCCGAATCTTTGGAAGTTGCGGTTGAAGAACCCGCTCTTCGCCAGGCTTTCAGCAATCTAATCGAGAATGCTTTATTGCGTACGAATGTAGGAGGAATGGTTGAGATTATGTGCACCTCAGCGCCAGCTGGCGGTGCTCTTATCATTATTGACGATAATGGACCTGACATGCACTACATG ACACAAATGCATTCATTGACACCATTCGGAGCAGATCTCTTATCGAAAGGTATGATTGAAGACAACATGACGTGGAACTTTGTAGCAGGGTTAACTGTTGCGCGGGAGATATTGGAAAGTTATGGCTGTGTACTCAGAGTGATCTCCCCACGGTGCATGGAGGCACCACTTGGAGCAGGAGGGACTCGTGTAGAAATATGGCTGCCCTCTTTCTCTACTTCGCCTGATGGTTTAGATGGCCCTGCTGAGGCGGGATAA